One Streptomyces sp. NBC_00193 DNA window includes the following coding sequences:
- the fabI gene encoding enoyl-ACP reductase FabI: protein MTTVLPEPTAPPATGGLLAGKRIVITGVITERSIAFAAARIAQEQGARIVLTGYGRLSLVELVSRRLPEKPPVVELDVTDPGHLARLPELVGEHLGGVDGVLHSIAFAPPSCLGGFLTAPWEDVATAVHTSAYSYVSLAKALLPLMGSGGSVVGLTFDATKAWSGYDWMGVAKASLESANRYLAREAGPLGVRSNLVAAGPLRTTAGKAIPGLARTQDEWAAKAPLGWNITETESTARACAALLSDWFPATTGEIVHVDGGHHAMGA, encoded by the coding sequence ATGACCACCGTCCTTCCCGAGCCCACCGCGCCTCCCGCCACCGGCGGCCTGCTCGCCGGCAAGCGGATCGTGATCACCGGAGTGATCACCGAACGGTCGATCGCGTTCGCGGCCGCCCGGATCGCCCAGGAACAGGGCGCCCGGATCGTCCTCACCGGCTACGGCCGGCTGTCCCTGGTCGAACTGGTCTCCCGCCGGCTGCCCGAGAAGCCGCCGGTCGTCGAACTGGACGTGACCGACCCCGGGCACCTCGCCCGCCTCCCGGAGCTGGTCGGCGAGCACCTCGGCGGCGTCGACGGAGTACTGCACTCCATCGCCTTCGCCCCGCCGAGCTGCCTCGGCGGATTCCTCACCGCACCCTGGGAGGACGTGGCCACCGCCGTCCACACCTCCGCCTATTCCTACGTCTCCCTCGCCAAGGCGCTGCTCCCGCTCATGGGCAGCGGCGGCTCGGTGGTCGGACTCACCTTCGACGCCACGAAGGCCTGGTCGGGGTACGACTGGATGGGCGTGGCCAAGGCCTCCCTGGAGTCCGCCAACCGCTACCTCGCGCGGGAGGCGGGCCCGCTCGGCGTCAGGTCGAACCTGGTGGCGGCCGGCCCCCTGCGGACCACCGCGGGGAAGGCCATCCCGGGCCTGGCCCGCACCCAGGACGAGTGGGCGGCGAAGGCACCGCTGGGCTGGAACATCACCGAGACGGAGTCCACGGCACGGGCCTGCGCCGCGCTGCTCTCCGACTGGTTCCCGGCGACCACGGGCGAGATCGTCCACGTCGACGGGGGACACCACGCGATGGGCGCCTGA
- a CDS encoding MBL fold metallo-hydrolase, giving the protein MTENTAAQLAVTAVGGPTVVIDLGGLRFVTDPTFDAAGSSYEMGPVALHKLAGPALTTDRLGPVAAVLLSHDQHPDNLDGAGRAFLKEVALVLTTEQSAERVGGTGLAPWAEHVLERPDGGRLVVTAVPAQHGPAGTEPMLGTVTGFLLSGEGLPTVYVSGDNVSLEPVQALAERLGGAGVDLAVLHVGAAQLAPFGPTLLSLTSEQAVEVAELLGARKVLAVHQDGWQHFTEGQDTVSAAFEKAGSAERLVVPEAGSSFAL; this is encoded by the coding sequence ATGACTGAGAACACCGCCGCACAGCTCGCCGTCACCGCGGTGGGCGGCCCCACCGTGGTCATCGACCTGGGCGGGCTGCGGTTCGTGACGGACCCGACCTTCGACGCCGCCGGTTCCTCCTACGAGATGGGCCCGGTCGCCCTCCACAAGCTGGCCGGACCGGCGCTGACCACCGACCGGCTGGGCCCGGTCGCGGCCGTCCTGCTGTCGCACGACCAGCACCCCGACAACCTCGACGGGGCCGGGCGCGCCTTCCTCAAGGAGGTCGCGCTGGTGCTCACCACCGAGCAGTCCGCGGAGCGCGTCGGCGGTACCGGGCTGGCGCCGTGGGCCGAGCACGTACTGGAGCGCCCGGACGGCGGCCGCCTCGTGGTCACCGCCGTCCCGGCGCAGCACGGTCCGGCCGGGACCGAGCCGATGCTCGGCACCGTCACCGGCTTCCTGCTGAGCGGCGAGGGCCTGCCGACCGTGTACGTCAGCGGCGACAACGTCTCCCTGGAGCCGGTGCAGGCCCTGGCGGAGCGCCTCGGCGGGGCCGGCGTCGACCTGGCGGTGCTGCACGTGGGCGCGGCGCAGCTCGCCCCGTTCGGCCCGACGCTGCTCTCGCTGACCTCCGAGCAGGCGGTGGAGGTGGCCGAGCTGCTGGGCGCCCGCAAGGTGCTCGCCGTGCACCAGGACGGCTGGCAGCACTTCACGGAGGGTCAGGACACCGTCAGCGCCGCCTTCGAGAAGGCTGGTTCGGCCGAGCGCCTGGTGGTTCCCGAGGCGGGCAGCAGCTTCGCGCTCTGA
- a CDS encoding acyl carrier protein yields MSTVTGFDAVIQYLLTKRPDLTSIDPDLDLVENRILDSLGFVNFLYVLEEQTGEEILMENVTPSDFRTINSIRKRFFHESE; encoded by the coding sequence ATGAGCACCGTCACCGGCTTCGACGCCGTCATCCAGTACCTGCTGACCAAGCGGCCGGACCTGACCTCGATCGATCCGGACCTCGACCTGGTCGAGAACCGGATCCTCGACTCCCTCGGGTTCGTCAACTTCCTCTACGTACTGGAGGAGCAGACGGGTGAAGAGATCTTGATGGAGAACGTCACCCCGTCTGATTTTCGTACGATCAACTCGATTCGAAAGAGGTTCTTCCATGAGTCCGAGTAG
- a CDS encoding molybdopterin-dependent oxidoreductase, with product MERTATRVCPLCEATCGLSITLSDEVVTRVKGNRDDVFSKGYLCPKGASLGRFDSDPDRLTAPLVRRPDGGFDEVGWAEAFAAVERGLRGVSEQHGKDAVALYMGNPVIHTLALPLYMLVLRERLGTRNIYSSTTLDTMPKSVACGWMYGDPLAFPLPDIDRTDHLLVLGANPMESNGSLWTVADLPGRLKALRARGGRLVVVDPRRTRTADLADEHVPIRPGTDALLLLGIAHTLFDEGLATDPGPGFAGFDELAVQVKGFAAEDVADACGVPAGTIRTLARELAAAPTAAVYGRLGTCTTEFGTLTSWLVDVVNIITGNFDRPGGVLFGEAPHATRRPAEPFRTGRWHSRVRGLPEANGELPTATLADEIETPGEGRVRALLCIAGNLVLASPQGERLDRALPGLDFMVCVDPYLNETTRHASVILPPPSALESPHYDVVLAGRSVRRNARFSPPVRALAPGRPSEAEILARLVLIASGKSADGDPESVDETLTDLTLRAASGRPGAPLHGREPAALKRELTGDNALERRLDLMLRLGPAGDLFGKRPDGLNLALLKETPNGIDLGPLRLRRKEVVMTASGLVELCPPAITGDLPRLDARMRELDGGGFVLISRRQLKSVNSWSHNIATLSGGTNRCALEISTGDAERLGVTAGDLVRVRGRSGEVVVPVEPTDRLRAGVLSLPYGWGHGRKGSRLAHAATQPGVSMNALTDSSVVDPLSGTAVFNGVPVRMEKVEKAERETES from the coding sequence TTGGAGCGAACTGCGACACGGGTGTGCCCGTTGTGCGAGGCGACGTGCGGGTTGAGCATCACCCTGTCGGACGAGGTCGTCACCCGCGTCAAGGGGAACCGGGACGACGTCTTCAGCAAGGGGTACCTCTGCCCGAAGGGCGCCTCCCTGGGCCGCTTCGACAGCGACCCCGACCGGCTGACCGCCCCGCTGGTGCGCCGCCCCGACGGCGGCTTCGACGAGGTGGGCTGGGCCGAGGCCTTCGCCGCCGTCGAGCGCGGCCTGCGGGGGGTGAGCGAGCAGCACGGCAAGGACGCCGTGGCCCTCTACATGGGCAACCCGGTCATCCACACGCTGGCCCTGCCGCTCTACATGCTGGTCCTGCGCGAACGGCTCGGCACGCGGAACATCTACTCCTCCACCACCCTCGACACCATGCCCAAGAGCGTGGCCTGCGGATGGATGTACGGGGACCCGCTCGCCTTCCCGCTGCCGGACATCGACCGCACCGACCACCTGCTGGTCCTGGGCGCCAACCCCATGGAGTCCAACGGCAGCCTGTGGACCGTCGCCGACCTGCCGGGCCGCCTCAAGGCGCTGCGGGCGCGCGGCGGGCGCCTCGTCGTCGTCGACCCGCGCCGCACCCGCACCGCGGACCTCGCGGACGAACACGTCCCGATCCGCCCGGGCACCGACGCCCTGCTGCTGCTCGGCATCGCGCACACGCTGTTCGACGAGGGCCTGGCGACCGACCCCGGCCCCGGCTTCGCCGGCTTCGACGAGCTGGCCGTCCAGGTGAAGGGGTTCGCCGCCGAGGACGTCGCGGACGCCTGCGGGGTCCCCGCGGGCACCATCCGCACGCTCGCGCGCGAACTGGCCGCGGCGCCGACGGCCGCCGTGTACGGACGACTGGGCACCTGCACCACGGAGTTCGGCACGCTCACCAGCTGGCTGGTCGACGTGGTCAACATCATCACCGGGAACTTCGACCGCCCCGGCGGAGTGCTCTTCGGCGAGGCCCCGCACGCCACCCGCCGCCCCGCCGAGCCGTTCCGCACCGGACGCTGGCACAGCAGGGTCCGCGGACTGCCGGAAGCCAACGGCGAGCTGCCCACCGCGACCCTCGCGGACGAGATCGAGACCCCCGGTGAGGGGCGGGTACGGGCCCTGCTGTGCATCGCCGGGAACCTGGTCCTCGCCTCGCCGCAGGGCGAGCGGCTGGACCGGGCCCTGCCCGGCCTGGACTTCATGGTCTGCGTCGACCCCTACCTGAACGAGACCACCCGCCACGCGTCCGTCATCCTGCCGCCGCCGAGCGCCCTGGAATCACCCCACTACGACGTGGTCCTGGCCGGCCGCTCCGTCCGCCGCAACGCCCGCTTCTCCCCGCCCGTACGGGCCCTGGCGCCCGGGCGCCCCAGCGAGGCGGAGATCCTCGCCCGGCTGGTCCTCATCGCCTCGGGCAAGAGCGCGGACGGCGACCCGGAGAGCGTGGACGAGACGCTGACCGACCTGACCCTGAGGGCCGCCTCCGGCCGCCCGGGGGCGCCCCTGCACGGGCGCGAACCGGCCGCACTCAAGCGGGAACTGACCGGGGACAACGCACTGGAGCGGCGGCTCGACCTGATGCTCCGCCTGGGACCCGCCGGCGACCTGTTCGGCAAGCGCCCCGACGGCCTGAACCTGGCCCTGCTCAAGGAGACCCCGAACGGCATCGACCTCGGGCCGCTGCGGCTCCGCCGCAAGGAGGTCGTGATGACCGCCTCCGGCCTGGTGGAACTGTGCCCGCCCGCCATCACCGGGGACCTGCCGCGGCTCGACGCGCGGATGCGGGAGCTGGACGGCGGCGGGTTCGTGCTCATCTCCCGCCGCCAGCTGAAGTCCGTCAACAGCTGGTCCCACAACATCGCGACCCTGTCCGGCGGGACCAACCGCTGCGCCCTGGAGATCAGCACGGGGGACGCCGAGCGCCTGGGCGTCACCGCCGGAGACCTGGTCCGGGTCCGGGGCCGGAGCGGCGAGGTGGTGGTGCCGGTGGAGCCCACCGACCGGCTGCGCGCGGGCGTGCTGAGCCTCCCGTACGGCTGGGGGCACGGGCGCAAGGGCAGCCGGCTCGCCCACGCGGCCACCCAGCCGGGGGTGAGCATGAACGCGCTCACCGACAGCTCGGTCGTCGACCCGCTCTCCGGAACGGCCGTCTTCAACGGGGTGCCCGTGCGCATGGAGAAGGTGGAGAAGGCCGAACGGGAAACGGAAAGCTGA
- a CDS encoding class I adenylate-forming enzyme family protein: MTTPDSGAPAAYVTSAIEQFAARGERIALIHGERSMTFAELLSLAYRTARVLRDAGLGRGDRLVLLAANPIEMSAVGLAAHLLGISYTPVYAAGGEQVAEHILRDAAPAAVILACAGPILPGPRMAELARAAGVKLLFGLGPVADPDVTDLLAAAAAQPDAPLPVEAREDDVARVLYTGGTTGLPKGVVYTFGALTAAAGAWAGAAPPPGLRFLAMTPMAHAAGAIACGLLRHHVSVELFDEFDPEALLVRIAEASAEHRPVTTYLYPPYLYRLLDHPDLPGTDLSGLAAVSYGSAPVTPQRLAQAVRSLGPRLRQSYALTEAIAITSLGPEDHAAAAASRPELFGSVGRAVPGVSLRVTGGDGRALGPRTEGAVEVSGPTVMAGYWQRPDLSGEVLRDGWLSTGDLGVIDEDGYLYLTGRAKDLVIVDGTNCYPQAVENVLTAHPDIRRAAVIGVPDPRTGEALVAVCVSDEDDRPGLVEELRASVRGSLGAAHVPGRFEFVTDIPTASYGKPDKAALRARFSPLAPPNLTSLTSSGSNG; encoded by the coding sequence GTGACCACGCCCGACTCCGGCGCCCCCGCCGCGTACGTCACCAGCGCCATCGAGCAGTTCGCCGCCCGCGGCGAGCGCATCGCGCTGATCCACGGCGAGCGGTCCATGACCTTCGCCGAGCTGCTCTCGCTGGCCTACCGGACGGCCCGGGTCCTGCGGGACGCGGGCCTGGGCCGCGGGGACCGGCTCGTGCTGCTGGCCGCCAACCCGATCGAGATGTCGGCGGTGGGCCTGGCCGCGCACCTCCTCGGCATCAGCTACACCCCGGTGTACGCGGCCGGCGGCGAGCAGGTCGCCGAGCACATCCTGCGCGACGCCGCCCCCGCGGCCGTGATCCTCGCCTGCGCCGGGCCGATCCTGCCGGGGCCCCGCATGGCCGAACTGGCCCGCGCCGCCGGGGTGAAGCTGCTGTTCGGCCTGGGCCCCGTCGCGGACCCCGACGTGACCGACCTGCTCGCGGCGGCCGCCGCCCAGCCGGACGCCCCGCTGCCGGTGGAAGCCCGCGAGGACGACGTCGCCCGGGTGCTGTACACCGGCGGCACCACCGGCCTGCCCAAGGGGGTCGTGTACACCTTCGGCGCGCTGACCGCGGCCGCCGGCGCCTGGGCGGGCGCGGCCCCGCCGCCGGGGCTGCGGTTCCTGGCCATGACCCCGATGGCGCACGCCGCGGGTGCGATCGCCTGCGGCCTGCTGCGCCACCACGTGAGCGTCGAGCTGTTCGACGAGTTCGACCCGGAGGCGCTGCTGGTGCGCATCGCCGAGGCCTCCGCCGAGCACCGGCCGGTCACCACGTACCTCTACCCGCCGTACCTGTACCGGCTGCTGGACCACCCCGACCTGCCGGGCACCGACCTCTCCGGGCTCGCGGCCGTCAGCTACGGCAGCGCGCCCGTGACCCCGCAGCGGCTCGCCCAGGCGGTCCGCAGCCTCGGCCCCCGGCTGCGGCAGAGCTACGCCCTGACCGAGGCCATCGCGATCACCAGCCTGGGTCCCGAGGACCACGCGGCTGCCGCCGCGTCCCGGCCCGAACTGTTCGGCTCGGTCGGCCGCGCGGTGCCCGGGGTGTCCCTCCGGGTCACCGGCGGGGACGGCCGCGCGCTGGGGCCCCGTACGGAAGGAGCGGTCGAGGTGTCCGGTCCCACCGTGATGGCGGGCTACTGGCAGCGGCCCGACCTGAGCGGAGAGGTGCTGCGGGACGGCTGGCTGAGCACCGGCGACCTCGGCGTGATCGACGAGGACGGCTACCTGTACCTGACCGGGCGGGCCAAGGACCTGGTCATCGTGGACGGCACCAACTGCTATCCGCAGGCCGTCGAGAACGTGCTGACGGCCCATCCGGACATCCGGCGCGCCGCCGTCATCGGGGTGCCCGACCCGCGCACGGGCGAGGCCCTGGTCGCCGTATGCGTGTCCGACGAGGACGACCGGCCCGGCCTCGTGGAGGAACTGCGCGCCTCGGTGCGCGGCTCCCTGGGCGCGGCGCACGTGCCCGGGCGGTTCGAGTTCGTCACGGACATCCCCACGGCCTCGTACGGAAAGCCCGACAAGGCGGCGCTGCGGGCCCGCTTCTCGCCCCTGGCCCCGCCGAACCTGACAAGCCTGACGTCCTCCGGGAGCAACGGATGA
- a CDS encoding diiron oxygenase has translation MSTPVLQADAQLQSILDRLVSMSERDHYDPYTMFDWPETLPEDQYWMTPELLSIHGTKVAESFTEEQKWAISKWESVNFYSLNVDGIRELITEIIARIHTKDFALSSEYFHHMIGEENSHMWFFARFCLLYGGKVYPDKGVQLEMKSEGESAHFLVFARLLLFEEVVDFFNKRMGDDDRLHPTIRKINAIHHQDESRHVAFGRQIVSHLHRQLREKLSTEELAELELYLKRYLRKSVDGLVNPAAFKDAGIPNPYQVRNEVLADPAFHELERKMLKRSMSFLVNEGIFTDDVLPRS, from the coding sequence ATGAGCACGCCCGTGCTGCAGGCCGACGCGCAGTTGCAGTCCATACTCGACCGGCTCGTGTCGATGTCCGAGCGCGACCACTACGACCCCTACACGATGTTCGACTGGCCCGAGACGCTGCCCGAGGACCAGTACTGGATGACTCCGGAGCTGCTGTCCATCCACGGGACCAAGGTGGCCGAGTCGTTCACCGAGGAGCAGAAGTGGGCGATCAGCAAGTGGGAGAGCGTCAACTTCTACAGCCTGAACGTCGACGGCATCCGTGAGCTGATCACCGAGATCATCGCGCGGATCCACACGAAGGACTTCGCCCTCTCCTCCGAGTACTTCCACCACATGATCGGCGAGGAGAACTCGCACATGTGGTTCTTCGCCCGGTTCTGCCTGCTCTACGGCGGCAAGGTCTACCCGGACAAGGGCGTCCAGCTGGAGATGAAGTCCGAGGGCGAGTCCGCCCACTTCCTCGTCTTCGCGCGGCTCCTGCTCTTCGAAGAGGTCGTCGACTTCTTCAACAAGCGGATGGGCGACGACGACCGGCTGCACCCCACGATCCGCAAGATCAACGCGATCCACCACCAGGACGAGTCCCGGCACGTCGCCTTCGGCCGGCAGATCGTCTCGCACCTGCACCGTCAGCTGCGGGAGAAGCTGAGCACGGAGGAGCTGGCCGAGCTGGAGCTGTACCTCAAGCGGTACCTGCGCAAGTCCGTGGACGGCCTGGTGAACCCGGCGGCCTTCAAGGACGCGGGCATCCCGAACCCGTACCAGGTGCGCAACGAGGTACTGGCCGACCCGGCCTTCCACGAGCTGGAGCGCAAGATGCTCAAGCGCTCGATGAGCTTCCTCGTGAACGAGGGCATCTTCACCGACGACGTTCTGCCGCGCTCATGA
- a CDS encoding 4'-phosphopantetheinyl transferase superfamily protein has translation MTRSGSDGAAATLAAPAGRIAPAGQVAAGPGVVRAWWADGRGLPAGAVAELAAALAPQERSRYDTVSDPLGRAEFVLARYVLRSVLGRMLGRPPARVGLAVDRAGRPWVTDAPGVDVSIAHAAGLVAVAVGSGLAPRTRIGVDVEEVRTVPRAGDLARRLFSPAERARLGRASGRAGDLLWLDVWTRREAYVKAVGTGVRSLAGAPEQGVGHLWHPLRLPRGFTGGLVVVEPG, from the coding sequence GTGACGCGGAGCGGATCGGACGGTGCGGCGGCGACCCTGGCCGCCCCGGCGGGGCGGATCGCCCCGGCCGGGCAGGTCGCCGCGGGCCCCGGTGTCGTACGCGCCTGGTGGGCCGACGGGCGCGGGCTGCCGGCCGGCGCGGTGGCGGAGCTGGCCGCCGCGCTGGCCCCGCAGGAGCGCTCCCGGTACGACACCGTCTCCGATCCGCTGGGCCGGGCCGAGTTCGTCCTGGCCCGGTACGTGCTGCGCAGTGTGCTGGGGCGGATGCTCGGGCGGCCGCCCGCCCGCGTGGGCCTCGCCGTGGACCGGGCCGGACGGCCGTGGGTGACGGACGCCCCGGGGGTGGACGTGAGCATCGCGCACGCCGCGGGCCTGGTCGCCGTCGCCGTGGGCAGCGGGCTCGCGCCCCGGACCCGGATCGGTGTGGACGTCGAGGAGGTCCGTACGGTCCCGCGGGCCGGGGACCTGGCCCGGCGGCTGTTCTCCCCCGCCGAACGCGCCCGCCTGGGACGGGCCTCCGGCCGGGCCGGGGACCTGCTGTGGCTGGACGTCTGGACCAGGCGGGAGGCGTACGTGAAGGCCGTGGGCACCGGAGTCCGCAGCCTGGCCGGGGCGCCGGAGCAGGGCGTCGGCCACCTCTGGCACCCGCTGCGGCTGCCGCGGGGATTCACCGGGGGCCTGGTGGTTGTCGAACCCGGGTGA
- a CDS encoding SgcJ/EcaC family oxidoreductase: protein MSLARRIAIPAVSLMLLAGVATAANAVEEPAQDSLFGPVCSPTQTAITDVPHRLFAAWNNGDAAGVAAQFTTDGHMIPSNGAYLTSRTAIQSFYQGAFAGPLAGTRMIGTPLTVRCLSSSTAVIDGLGGLLKPGDTYTEPEQVPIGQRLIVSWTAVRVGNAYYMKEFQSTLIQG from the coding sequence GTGAGCCTTGCCCGTCGCATTGCGATTCCCGCCGTTTCCCTGATGCTGCTCGCCGGAGTGGCCACCGCGGCGAACGCCGTCGAAGAACCCGCGCAGGATTCCCTGTTCGGCCCGGTGTGTTCTCCGACGCAGACCGCCATCACCGATGTCCCGCACCGGCTTTTCGCCGCCTGGAACAACGGGGACGCTGCAGGAGTCGCCGCCCAGTTCACGACGGACGGCCACATGATTCCGAGCAACGGTGCCTACCTCACCAGCCGGACCGCGATCCAGTCCTTCTACCAGGGCGCCTTCGCCGGTCCCCTCGCCGGCACCCGGATGATCGGCACGCCGCTCACCGTGCGCTGCCTGTCCAGCTCCACGGCCGTGATCGACGGGCTCGGCGGGCTGCTCAAGCCCGGTGACACCTACACCGAGCCGGAGCAGGTGCCGATCGGCCAGCGCCTCATCGTCTCCTGGACGGCCGTCCGCGTCGGCAACGCCTACTACATGAAGGAATTCCAGAGCACCCTCATTCAGGGCTGA
- a CDS encoding 3-oxoacyl-ACP reductase family protein: MPRTVLVTGGNRGIGLAIAEEFLGRGDRVAITYRSEPPDGKFLAVRCDVSDPEQIDAAFAAVEAELGPVEILVSNAGITEDRPMLRMQEEQFSRVIDTNLTGGWRCARRALPKMLRGRWGRIVFVSSVAGLRGNQGQVNYAASKAGMVGMARSLAREVATSGITVNVVAPGLIETDMTAALSGTRKSTHLAEIPAGRAGRPEDVADTVAWLTGERAGYVTGAVVPVDGGLGMGH; the protein is encoded by the coding sequence TTGCCACGCACGGTGCTGGTCACGGGCGGAAACAGGGGAATCGGGTTGGCCATTGCCGAGGAATTCCTCGGGCGTGGTGACCGGGTTGCCATCACCTATCGCAGCGAACCACCGGACGGCAAGTTCCTCGCCGTTCGCTGTGATGTGTCCGACCCGGAACAGATCGACGCCGCATTCGCTGCGGTCGAGGCCGAACTCGGCCCGGTGGAGATTCTCGTGTCCAATGCCGGTATCACCGAGGACCGGCCCATGCTGCGGATGCAGGAAGAGCAATTCTCCCGGGTCATCGACACCAATCTCACCGGCGGCTGGCGCTGCGCCCGGCGGGCCCTGCCCAAAATGCTGCGCGGCCGGTGGGGGCGGATCGTCTTCGTGTCCTCCGTCGCCGGACTGCGCGGGAACCAGGGCCAGGTCAACTACGCCGCCAGCAAGGCCGGCATGGTCGGCATGGCGCGCTCGCTCGCCCGCGAGGTCGCGACGTCCGGCATCACCGTGAACGTGGTGGCGCCCGGCCTGATCGAGACCGACATGACCGCCGCCCTGTCCGGAACCCGCAAGAGCACGCACCTGGCGGAGATCCCGGCGGGACGGGCGGGACGGCCCGAGGACGTGGCCGACACCGTGGCCTGGCTCACGGGGGAGCGGGCCGGCTACGTCACGGGCGCGGTCGTGCCCGTGGACGGCGGCCTGGGAATGGGGCACTGA
- a CDS encoding aminoacyl--tRNA ligase-related protein, whose product MSPSSPVSAGPEAGRTPSTRGGLATLGPGALRLRATLEGVFTGWAAEVGADAVQYPPLMRVEDLHRLDYFQNFPQLAILGAALTEEAAPEYATGGPREASLPAGHLTEASYALPSAACYNVYLDLAGRTLTEGPHKVTTVATCFRRETHYDALRRLLGFSMREIVCVGTKDEVLAHLELFRKKITGYLSELGLPVEIEAATDPFFDASAGRALMAQLFPVKEEFVFDGSLAIGSLNFHRNFFGERCEIRTADGEPAFTGCVAFGLERWISALTSHFGLTEDELADRVLAAGRP is encoded by the coding sequence ATGAGTCCGAGTAGTCCGGTGAGCGCGGGACCCGAGGCGGGCCGTACCCCTTCCACCCGCGGCGGTCTCGCCACCCTCGGGCCGGGTGCGCTGCGGCTCCGGGCCACGCTGGAAGGCGTGTTCACCGGCTGGGCGGCCGAGGTCGGCGCCGACGCGGTGCAGTACCCGCCCCTGATGCGGGTCGAGGACCTGCACCGGCTGGACTACTTCCAGAACTTCCCGCAGCTGGCGATCCTGGGAGCGGCCCTGACGGAGGAGGCCGCTCCGGAGTACGCCACGGGCGGCCCCCGCGAAGCCTCCCTGCCGGCCGGCCACCTCACCGAGGCCTCGTACGCGCTGCCTTCGGCGGCCTGCTACAACGTCTACCTCGACCTGGCGGGCCGCACGCTGACGGAGGGTCCCCACAAGGTGACCACCGTGGCCACCTGCTTCCGCCGCGAGACGCACTACGACGCGCTGCGCCGGCTGCTGGGCTTCAGCATGCGGGAGATCGTGTGCGTCGGCACCAAGGACGAGGTCCTGGCCCACCTGGAGCTGTTCCGGAAGAAGATCACGGGCTATCTGTCGGAGCTCGGGCTGCCGGTCGAGATCGAGGCCGCCACGGACCCGTTCTTCGACGCGAGCGCGGGACGCGCGCTGATGGCCCAGCTCTTCCCGGTGAAGGAGGAGTTCGTCTTCGACGGCTCGCTGGCCATCGGCTCGCTCAACTTCCACCGCAACTTCTTCGGCGAGCGCTGCGAGATCCGCACCGCGGACGGCGAGCCCGCCTTCACCGGGTGCGTGGCCTTCGGCCTGGAGCGCTGGATCAGCGCGCTCACCTCGCACTTCGGCCTGACCGAGGACGAGCTGGCCGACCGGGTGCTGGCGGCCGGCCGGCCGTGA
- a CDS encoding alpha/beta fold hydrolase, which yields MTNAAAQPTRATLTIDGRALSYLDFGGAGRPLLALHGHLSEGSSFAALAAALGPEWRVIAPDQRGHGDSDRAAEYTRAGYLADLVALLAHLGIERTVVLGHSLGGINGYHLAAAHPELVEALVDVDAPAELPDHGAGPLSFVRNFPYTAPTREELLAGCGPLAPALAPALRPLPGGAGWRLPFHPQDTIDSEQLVHGDHWKQWLATDCPALLVHGLRSQVVSAALAREMTTRRPGTVSRALDTDHFVQLGDPEGFAAAVREFLAGL from the coding sequence ATGACGAACGCCGCCGCCCAGCCCACCCGCGCCACCCTGACCATCGACGGCCGCGCCCTGTCCTACCTGGACTTCGGCGGCGCCGGCCGCCCCCTCCTCGCCCTGCACGGCCACCTCTCCGAGGGCTCCTCCTTCGCGGCCCTGGCCGCCGCCCTCGGACCCGAGTGGCGGGTGATCGCGCCCGACCAGCGCGGCCACGGGGACTCCGACCGCGCCGCGGAGTACACCCGCGCCGGTTACCTCGCCGACCTGGTCGCCCTCCTCGCCCACCTCGGGATCGAGCGCACCGTCGTCCTCGGCCACTCCCTCGGCGGGATCAACGGCTACCACCTGGCCGCCGCACACCCGGAGCTGGTCGAGGCCCTCGTCGACGTCGACGCCCCCGCCGAGCTCCCCGACCACGGCGCCGGCCCCCTGAGCTTCGTACGGAACTTCCCCTACACCGCCCCGACCCGCGAGGAGCTCCTCGCGGGCTGCGGCCCCCTCGCCCCCGCCCTCGCCCCGGCGCTGCGCCCGCTGCCCGGGGGAGCCGGCTGGCGGCTGCCGTTCCACCCCCAGGACACCATCGACTCCGAGCAGCTCGTCCACGGGGACCACTGGAAGCAGTGGCTCGCGACCGACTGCCCCGCGCTGCTGGTCCACGGCCTGCGCAGCCAGGTCGTGTCCGCCGCACTGGCCCGGGAGATGACCACCCGGCGCCCCGGCACCGTGTCCCGCGCCCTGGACACCGACCACTTCGTGCAGCTGGGCGACCCGGAGGGCTTCGCCGCCGCCGTACGGGAGTTCCTCGCCGGTCTCTGA